CGGAGAATGATGTATATGTCTGGTATCTAACATCATTTATAGCAGATCACtacctaattaaatttaaatttataatcagtaaaattttgaattgaacCTGTTTGTCATCTGCATATCCGGAGTCATCAGAGTTTTTGTTCACCACCTTTTCTTTCTCGGGGCCTGGGTCAAATCGTGATATGTCAGAATTATCTAATACTGCCATCTAAAAGTTTCAATTCATCAACCATCACTatcattatttcattataaatgtAAGTGATAACAAGCATTAAGTCAAtggttttttgtatataatattatatattttggaaACACTATACTTAAGTggaatttattatttgaatgataGTCTTTAAAAAAGctctaaagaaagaaaaaaaagtgaaaatacCGATGAACTATGATAATTGTCAGATGCACAAACATCGAGAATTCGTGGTTCTGTTTTGCTCAGTTTCAAACTTGACTTGCGATTTGTCTGCAAGAAATAATGCGGtatgttcattatttttattggacAATATTTATATCGTGTTGTGAACTTCATTAAAAGTCCAAGGTCATTAAATGATACAAAATTGATAAttcggttttttaataaattgattagGATACACTCACCATTGTAGTAATCAAATGCTTTTCAAGAGCTTCAGCAACCTGACTCGATATATCAGCTGATTTCACTTGAGTTTCTAGCTCTAATACTTTACTCTTCTCAATTTGTAGCTCTGTTACAAGGTTCACTGTAAAATCAATACAAGATTATATTTGTACCAGTAATATTCATTCAATTAACACGTTTTCTCCcagcattttttaaaatattgataattataaatttataattcattatttaacGATAATAAAGACTGACCACACTGAGCTTCAGTATTACGTAGTTTCTGCAACAGTCCTTCTGATTTTTTCTCTTCTGTTTCCATTCTGTGTTCACTCTCCGCTTTAAGTGCTTTCATTCTATAATTTTCACCGCGCAATTCTTGCATCTCTTCCTCAAGTTTACACATACGCTCAGAATATTGTTCATGTGTTTTTGTTAACtcctaaaaatattatgtaatcttGTCAAAAGCTTTGTAACAATCGAGTGTGtgccattttattattttgataggtACTATTGATTAAAGCTTtcagaacatttaaaaaatagtttttcattttcttttctaTCACCAAATAACGTGATAAGTTGTCTCTATGAGGTTAAATATCCAATCGACCTTTTtaaacacgatttttttttcaatcagcTGGCTAGATTAATCaatgttttttgaaaattatagtcATCTTGAGTCTTGTTTGCTTACGAGTTCAGTGAatgatacattttttatatcgtAACATATTATCTTATATAGAAGGACTTCAAAATTCAAGCCAAATCGgtgttttttcatttttaaaaagtgaCTACGTTAGCGAATAGGCCAGTTGAACACCCATGCTGGTGTAATCCGTTTTTGACATCGGTGTATTATGttagatatttaaaaactaaagcaCATTCAAAGTAAGAGTGACTAGACTTCTTGTAGGCGAGCGCACCAACTAAGACCTTATCAAGGGATCGTAAAGTCCGGCctctcagaaattgcgtttctgacaagTGGGCGATGTAACGTGAGAGAGAAAGACAAAAAAAACGAGACAATTGTAATTGGataatatgtttgtcccattcgcacGACCTGCCATAAACGCAATTTCTGAACAGCCGTACTTAAGTTAAGCGCAAATATACGAGTAACAAATTTAGATATGTTAGCTATATAGGTACTTGCCTCTTCCAGATTTACAATCTTCTGTTTTAATTCGTCGATCGTAGTTCGACATTTGTTTTGCTGGCACGGCTCGTCTTtgcttaaaaatttaataaaaaaaattaaaaaacttcgtATCCGAATTCAAGTTCATTGTTATAAACGTATCTAATCGGGCAACTTGAGTTAATAAATCAATGACTTTTTACTGTAGTAAATCTGTATTTCTCAAAATGGTGTTATTTTGCAGCTGTAACTTATGCACAAATGCATTGTTTTATCAATTTATAGCACAATAAACTACGGGTAGGAGTTATTTTGAGAATTATAGGTACATAGACATACATTTCAGTGGAATCCATTTCTGCAGCAATGTTTGTAGTGCTTTCTCTCTTATTCAGTAAATGGCTGGAGCTAGCTTCAGTCCTTACATTCAGATCACTTTCCTTAGTGTTCAGAGCAATTATTGATGAATTTCTAAAACATAAGACACTGTTTAAAgtatgatattttattagtagAAGTCTTTGTAGTTTAAAAGAACctatttagtaggtacctaaagttataaaacaaaatagtttctgtagatctagagattaccttcTTCACTTTTGCCCGACTGAAAGAAGGGTTATATGTTTTTCGcggcgtatcttgtatgtatgtatgtgtgtatgtatgtaatattctttattaccttttaTCATCCAAAGCGCAATAATTACGTAATTAATATTAGGATATTGTTAATAactcaagtgttcttagataggtgaggTTAAAAGAAACGAACCCGACGATTATGACACGCTATAAATTCgaggtatcaaattcaagggctcatcgagaggatttcaaaatgatatatcatattaaaaaacctataattaaaaaacgttatttatgaaTTACTAAAATACGCGCGGCGGATgtctaggtgcgagcaggttaggcagttgggtttcatatattttaattattgacttaaTAGACTACAGTATAATAGAACTTACTTAACTTTAACTTAATAGAATAGATGTACAGTTTGTAACAATAAACATGAATAAACACATtttctattatgaataaaacaatattaacaaGAGAAGAGATGCAATCATACTTAATAGACGCGTTTGGCGTGAGTTTGATGCATCGGACTGCAGACGGAGTGGAACTTCGCTTGAGGAACTGCTTGGCTGAACATAGCCTCATGTTCAGGATGCGGATCCTATCCGAGAGCCGCTCGTTCGTCTTCTTCAGATTTTCTATACTGAAGTTTAAAGTTTGTAATAATATCAgattagttgtgtgcattttaagaaaattaaataccacgtgtctcaaacggtgatggaaaaacattttctttattctctgcgtgagtgaagtctgaaaatccgcattgggccagcgtggttgactattggaataacctctctcattttgagaggagtcttgagctcagcagtgtgggttgataataatgatgatgtattgatgatgatgatgatgtataagtcatatccactgggctatcacggctcataattaggtaggtatattataattaatggcTTGGCTTGGCATATATTAAACGGCTAATGTTTAGCTGTAGCTGTAAACCTTTTCTGTTTTGTGTCACAGACATTCATATAATTTCTAAGATAgaatgtactgtttgtgacattAAACATGAATGAACGtacgtattttctttctttcttatttttcaAGTGAAAAAGAGTTTGAAAAGTGCTGTCTAATCAATTTACTGTTCAACTTACGTCTCTTTCTGCTCGCTAAGAAATGCCTTAGCTCTAGTGCAGCATTCTTTATTCTGACTGACAAATGCATTTTTCTGTACAGTCATCCTATGGACCTTCGTGGTCAACAGTTTGATATGTTCCAGCTGTCCATTGA
This DNA window, taken from Bicyclus anynana chromosome 1, ilBicAnyn1.1, whole genome shotgun sequence, encodes the following:
- the LOC112050870 gene encoding centromere protein F-like, whose amino-acid sequence is MSSDGKENIRHVTCTNHAARSDKDISRICPSKQSRRELEDIYFSLQENNTQLKKTVNGQLEHIKLLTTKVHRMTVQKNAFVSQNKECCTRAKAFLSEQKETIENLKKTNERLSDRIRILNMRLCSAKQFLKRSSTPSAVRCIKLTPNASIKLLLIKYHTLNSVLCFRNSSIIALNTKESDLNVRTEASSSHLLNKRESTTNIAAEMDSTEIKDEPCQQNKCRTTIDELKQKIVNLEEELTKTHEQYSERMCKLEEEMQELRGENYRMKALKAESEHRMETEEKKSEGLLQKLRNTEAQCVNLVTELQIEKSKVLELETQVKSADISSQVAEALEKHLITTMMAVLDNSDISRFDPGPEKEKVVNKNSDDSGYADDKQESPKAEQNILDQIASLQSQLNTLKLSMIFFSFFATRWSYIIGRYK